One region of Xylanimonas ulmi genomic DNA includes:
- a CDS encoding PEP-utilizing enzyme, producing MPERWVVDNDPSEKFPIYTRGNVGEVFPDPVAPFSWTLWGIPHAEPGWAEALVRFGAFDDDEFTPGVMETLGVFGGYAYLNVSITRVFGARVPGMSPEAVDQTFFGAEAATAPPYMAGPHDESPTHAERSAKTLEWILTATRLPEQEASRDTVRALRDQRPDLGALTDAQLLERARDLINTHWQRLWVEHIFLTHCALVPPAILGAVAAALDDPTLVTRLISGLGEVDSALPAHALWDLSRTVTASAHLTQAFDTGVDGLRARLEASSHPDATGFLAAFDMFIRAHGARGFNEWEMRSRTFETHPEIAWSAIDRIRHAPNSADPRDAQRRLGSEREAALAQAAAALAGDPPTQAQFLAGAQAARTFLAGRERSKTNVITLVHEARMAMRELGRRMVERGVFAEVEDFGMLTDAEWTSVISDASQVAQIVPPRKEQMARLAALEAPFIVDGQVPPLDTWRRRAVDVAPAAPGDVLQGVPGCPGTATGRVRVITDPSDPRGLEPGDVLVAAITDSSWTPLFIPAGAVVVDQGATVSHAVIVSRELGIPCVVSVGVGSRSLQDGQWVSVDGATGTVTVIQ from the coding sequence ATGCCGGAGCGATGGGTGGTCGACAACGACCCGAGTGAGAAGTTCCCGATCTACACCCGTGGCAACGTGGGGGAGGTCTTCCCCGACCCGGTCGCCCCCTTCTCCTGGACGCTGTGGGGGATCCCGCACGCCGAGCCGGGCTGGGCCGAGGCACTCGTGCGGTTCGGCGCGTTCGACGACGACGAGTTCACGCCGGGCGTGATGGAGACGCTGGGGGTGTTCGGCGGGTACGCGTACCTCAACGTGAGCATCACGCGCGTCTTCGGCGCCCGCGTGCCGGGGATGTCGCCCGAGGCCGTCGACCAGACCTTCTTCGGCGCCGAGGCGGCGACCGCGCCGCCGTACATGGCGGGCCCGCACGACGAGAGCCCGACGCACGCCGAGCGCAGCGCGAAGACCCTCGAGTGGATCCTGACGGCCACCCGGCTTCCCGAGCAGGAGGCGTCGCGCGACACGGTGCGCGCCCTGCGGGACCAGCGCCCCGACCTGGGTGCGCTGACCGACGCGCAGCTCCTGGAGCGGGCGCGCGACCTCATCAACACCCATTGGCAGCGCCTGTGGGTCGAGCACATCTTCCTGACGCACTGCGCGCTGGTCCCCCCGGCGATCCTGGGCGCCGTCGCCGCCGCGCTGGACGACCCGACCCTGGTGACCCGGCTGATCAGCGGCCTGGGAGAGGTCGACAGCGCGCTGCCCGCCCACGCGCTGTGGGACCTGTCGCGGACGGTGACCGCCTCCGCGCACCTCACGCAGGCCTTCGACACGGGCGTCGACGGGCTGCGCGCACGCCTCGAGGCCTCGAGCCACCCCGACGCCACCGGGTTCCTGGCGGCGTTCGACATGTTCATCCGCGCCCACGGCGCCCGGGGCTTCAACGAGTGGGAGATGCGGTCACGCACGTTCGAGACGCACCCCGAGATCGCGTGGTCGGCCATCGACCGGATCCGTCACGCCCCCAACTCGGCGGACCCCCGCGACGCGCAGCGGCGACTCGGCTCCGAGCGCGAGGCGGCGCTCGCCCAGGCCGCGGCCGCGCTGGCGGGTGACCCGCCGACCCAGGCGCAGTTCCTGGCGGGCGCGCAGGCGGCCCGCACGTTCCTGGCGGGACGCGAGCGCAGCAAGACCAACGTGATCACCCTGGTGCACGAGGCGCGCATGGCGATGCGCGAGCTGGGCCGTCGCATGGTCGAGCGGGGAGTCTTCGCCGAGGTCGAGGACTTCGGCATGCTCACCGACGCCGAGTGGACGTCAGTCATCTCCGACGCCTCCCAGGTCGCGCAGATCGTGCCCCCGCGCAAGGAGCAGATGGCCCGGCTCGCGGCGCTCGAGGCTCCGTTCATCGTCGACGGACAGGTGCCCCCGCTCGACACGTGGCGGCGCCGGGCGGTCGACGTCGCCCCCGCGGCGCCCGGCGACGTGCTCCAGGGCGTGCCCGGCTGCCCGGGGACCGCGACCGGCCGTGTGCGCGTCATCACCGACCCGTCGGACCCGCGCGGGTTGGAGCCCGGCGACGTGCTGGTCGCCGCGATCACCGACTCGTCGTGGACGCCGCTGTTCATCCCGGCCGGGGCCGTCGTCGTGGACCAGGGGGCGACCGTCAGCCATGCCGTGATCGTCAGCCGCGAGCTGGGCATTCCGTGCGTCGTGTCGGTCGGCGTCGGCAGCCGCTCGCTCCAGGACGGCCAGTGGGTGTCGGTCGACGGCGCCACGGGCACGGTCACCGTCATCCAGTGA
- a CDS encoding TetR/AcrR family transcriptional regulator, with translation MASTAAGDATRASAIATDSRIASSLEPQAPDASTSGLFGSGASTARGARTRERLVAAAATCFAEYGYTRTRISDIVGNAGVSQGSFYRHFANKGEALLAVIEPCVRDLLCSTRRLNATGLDDREALVRSTVAYFTTYAQHRHLMRVTREASSAQDGSGFAESWLRIRAEFTERTARWLRRLEREGRIDADRATDLVADALGAMTDQLAYTHIGLPARAPRVEELQQLGRVVGELWYQAVYGSRSP, from the coding sequence ATGGCATCGACGGCGGCAGGCGACGCGACGCGAGCGTCAGCAATAGCGACTGACAGTCGCATCGCGTCGAGCCTTGAACCGCAGGCGCCCGACGCCTCCACGAGCGGGCTCTTCGGCAGCGGGGCGAGCACCGCCCGCGGCGCGCGCACCCGCGAGCGGCTGGTCGCGGCCGCCGCCACCTGCTTCGCCGAGTACGGCTACACACGCACGCGGATCAGCGACATCGTGGGCAACGCGGGCGTCTCGCAGGGCAGCTTCTACCGACACTTCGCCAACAAGGGCGAGGCGTTGCTCGCCGTGATCGAGCCGTGCGTGCGTGACCTGCTGTGCTCGACGCGCCGCCTGAACGCGACCGGGCTGGACGACCGGGAGGCGCTGGTGCGCTCCACGGTCGCGTACTTCACGACCTACGCCCAGCACCGCCACCTCATGCGCGTGACCCGCGAGGCATCCTCGGCCCAGGACGGCAGCGGGTTCGCCGAGAGCTGGCTGCGCATCCGCGCCGAGTTCACCGAGCGGACGGCGCGATGGCTGCGCCGGCTCGAGCGCGAAGGTCGCATCGACGCCGACCGCGCCACGGACCTGGTCGCGGACGCGCTGGGCGCCATGACCGACCAACTCGCCTACACGCACATCGGGCTGCCCGCCCGCGCACCCCGCGTCGAGGAGCTGCAGCAGCTCGGCCGCGTCGTCGGCGAGCTGTGGTACCAGGCGGTGTACGGCTCGCGGTCTCCCTGA
- a CDS encoding AMP-binding protein has product MYPGDHALRAPERPALIMANEGRVVTYRELDERSRLVAGALREHGAGRGDVVLVAWENDVRWGEVVWACLRAGLVVAPVNTHLGPDELAPLITQAAPTVVVTSARLAATVGAALDRAQWRAGCLVADAPRPESRGWADYERAVSRATPLPAADEAAGARLLFSSGTTGRPKALRQPVPDAHPRDLPLRLGPLLSRLGFDTPDPVYLSTGPAYHAAPFAFLQTVHQLGGAVVLMERFDPAAALRAIERHRVTHSQWVPTMFVRLLRLPQAERDRHDLSSHRVAVHSGAPCSPDVKEAMLEWWGPILHEYYGASEGYGHTAIGPAEWRAHRGSVGTAVRGRLHILDDDGAELPVGSVGAVWFEPPPTPQGPAPRSAWGAVGDLGRLDDDGYLYLTGRAGQTIISGGVNIYPREVEDVLITHPDVADVAVIGVPDTEFGESVRAIVQPEPGRAGDDALAEDLITLARARLAHFKCPRAVDFVDRLPRTATGKLLLAPLRAAYWPEQTP; this is encoded by the coding sequence ATGTACCCGGGTGACCACGCGCTGCGCGCACCGGAGCGGCCGGCGCTGATCATGGCGAACGAGGGCCGCGTCGTGACCTACCGCGAGCTCGACGAGCGCAGCCGCCTCGTGGCCGGCGCGCTGCGCGAGCACGGCGCGGGGCGGGGCGACGTCGTCCTGGTCGCATGGGAGAACGACGTGCGCTGGGGTGAGGTCGTCTGGGCGTGCCTGCGCGCGGGCCTTGTCGTCGCGCCGGTCAACACCCACCTGGGCCCCGATGAGCTCGCCCCGCTCATCACGCAGGCGGCACCCACCGTCGTGGTCACCTCCGCCCGGCTCGCCGCGACCGTCGGCGCCGCGCTCGACCGTGCGCAGTGGCGTGCGGGCTGCCTCGTCGCCGACGCGCCTCGGCCCGAGTCGCGCGGATGGGCCGACTACGAGCGGGCCGTCTCCCGTGCGACGCCGCTGCCGGCCGCGGACGAGGCCGCGGGCGCACGGCTGCTGTTCAGCTCGGGCACCACGGGCCGACCGAAGGCGTTGCGCCAACCGGTCCCCGACGCGCACCCGCGCGACCTGCCGCTGCGACTGGGCCCGTTGCTCTCGCGCCTGGGGTTCGACACACCCGACCCCGTCTACCTGTCGACGGGGCCGGCGTATCACGCCGCGCCATTCGCGTTCCTGCAGACGGTGCACCAGCTCGGCGGCGCCGTCGTGCTCATGGAGCGGTTCGACCCCGCCGCGGCGCTGCGCGCCATCGAGCGCCACCGCGTGACCCACAGCCAGTGGGTGCCGACGATGTTCGTCCGCCTGCTGCGCCTGCCCCAGGCCGAGCGCGACCGACACGACCTGTCGTCGCACCGGGTCGCCGTCCACTCCGGCGCGCCCTGCTCCCCCGACGTCAAGGAGGCCATGCTCGAGTGGTGGGGGCCGATCCTCCACGAGTACTACGGCGCGTCGGAGGGCTACGGGCACACCGCCATCGGCCCCGCCGAGTGGCGCGCGCACCGCGGCTCGGTCGGCACCGCCGTGCGCGGGCGCCTGCACATCCTCGACGACGACGGCGCCGAGCTGCCGGTGGGCTCCGTCGGCGCCGTGTGGTTCGAGCCACCCCCGACGCCGCAGGGCCCGGCCCCCCGCTCGGCCTGGGGCGCCGTCGGCGACCTCGGCCGGCTCGACGACGACGGCTACCTGTACCTGACCGGCCGGGCGGGGCAGACCATCATCTCGGGCGGGGTCAACATCTACCCGCGCGAGGTGGAGGACGTCCTGATCACGCACCCCGACGTCGCCGACGTCGCCGTGATCGGCGTGCCGGACACCGAGTTCGGCGAGAGCGTTCGGGCGATCGTCCAGCCCGAGCCGGGCCGCGCGGGCGACGACGCGCTCGCCGAGGACCTGATCACCCTCGCCCGGGCGCGCCTCGCCCACTTCAAGTGCCCCCGCGCCGTCGACTTCGTCGACCGACTCCCCCGCACCGCGACCGGCAAGCTGCTGCTCGCGCCGCTCCGGGCCGCCTACTGGCCCGAGCAGACACCGTAG
- a CDS encoding histidine phosphatase family protein, giving the protein MELLLIRHARPEPATAHEPADPHLSPEGHRQAGLLAQFLAGSGARVDALYRSPMRRAGQTAAPLAAATGLTAHVDDGLAEFDTGASLYIPTEERTDDLAALWEGLRAGRWDGVTIDLDAFQRRVVTCVERIVTRHPSQVVALVCHFGVINAYVADVLGLRDPFFFEPGYTSITRVMADQEGRRSLRSANETSHLLPHGPNPPQEETMADQRTTSTPTSTRLLVTHALRVLGMATPQYVSRLTGLPEGEIADALASAQRDDLVRARTGRLAGWSLTAAGRVWHARALAEELERSGVRGEVERAHEAFVALNQPFKRICTSWQVKDAVPNDHADAAYDRAVLERLEALHREAMGLTGGLAHALPRFGWYSSALTDARDRLLGGDLGALSAPLSGSYHDLWMALHQDLLSTLGRERSAKDGH; this is encoded by the coding sequence ATGGAACTGCTGCTCATCAGGCACGCTCGACCGGAGCCGGCGACCGCGCACGAACCCGCGGACCCGCACCTGAGCCCGGAGGGCCACCGCCAGGCCGGTCTCCTGGCTCAGTTCCTCGCGGGGTCCGGAGCCCGGGTCGACGCGCTCTACCGCAGCCCGATGCGACGGGCCGGACAGACGGCCGCTCCGCTCGCCGCGGCGACCGGGCTGACCGCCCACGTCGATGACGGCCTGGCCGAGTTCGACACGGGCGCCTCGCTCTACATCCCCACCGAGGAGCGCACCGACGACCTGGCCGCGCTCTGGGAGGGCCTGCGGGCGGGCCGCTGGGACGGCGTGACGATCGACCTCGACGCCTTCCAGCGCCGGGTGGTGACCTGCGTCGAGCGGATCGTCACCCGCCACCCCTCCCAGGTCGTCGCCCTGGTCTGCCACTTCGGCGTCATCAACGCCTACGTGGCGGACGTGCTCGGCCTGCGCGACCCCTTCTTCTTCGAGCCTGGCTACACGTCGATCACGCGCGTGATGGCCGACCAGGAGGGCCGTCGCAGCCTGCGCAGCGCCAACGAGACCTCCCATCTGCTGCCCCACGGGCCGAACCCACCACAGGAGGAGACCATGGCCGACCAGCGGACGACGTCGACGCCGACCTCGACGCGGCTTCTCGTCACCCATGCCCTGCGGGTCCTGGGCATGGCGACGCCGCAATACGTCTCGCGGCTGACCGGGCTGCCCGAGGGCGAGATCGCCGACGCGCTGGCCTCGGCGCAGCGCGATGACCTCGTGCGCGCCCGCACCGGGCGGCTCGCCGGGTGGTCGCTCACCGCGGCCGGGCGAGTCTGGCATGCCCGCGCGCTCGCCGAGGAGCTGGAGCGCAGCGGTGTGCGTGGCGAGGTGGAGCGCGCGCACGAGGCGTTCGTCGCGCTCAACCAGCCGTTCAAGCGCATCTGCACGAGCTGGCAGGTCAAGGACGCCGTTCCCAACGACCACGCCGACGCCGCGTACGACCGTGCGGTCCTCGAACGGCTTGAGGCCCTGCACCGCGAGGCCATGGGCCTGACCGGCGGGCTCGCGCACGCGCTGCCACGGTTCGGCTGGTACTCCTCGGCCCTCACCGACGCGCGCGACCGGTTGCTCGGCGGCGACCTCGGTGCGCTGTCGGCGCCCCTGTCCGGCAGCTACCACGACCTGTGGATGGCGCTGCACCAAGACCTGCTCTCGACGCTGGGCCGCGAGCGCTCTGCGAAGGACGGACACTGA
- a CDS encoding pyruvate, phosphate dikinase, with amino-acid sequence MLRTRATRPLPVDQAPGDAVFPFDHAHASPPRELTDLLGGKGAGLAEMTSALGLPVPPGFTLAVPLCRRYRAAGWPAGLDAALRSAVARLSETMGRSFGDPADPLLLAVRSGAPRSMPGMLDTVLNIGLNDETAHALAERSGDPSFAWDTYQRFLHLYATTVMGVPDGRLPPRADARAQDPRQRVAALKAAVEAAAGQGVPTDPDVQLRQAVEAVFRSWDSPRARASRATEGVDDDLGTAVNVQAMVFGNDGADSGTGVVFTRDPTTGHDVLYGDYLPHAQGEDVVAGKAMTLPIARMAEHVPDAHRDLCAALRRLEAHYRDICDVEFTVERGRLWLLQTRVARRGAVAAVRAAVRMTHDGAIALTPAEAVARVPADLRARARHEVLDQEGCAVESTAPSLGSGIGVSPGRASGRVVLSSEEAAETEGDYILVRPETSPDDIAGMSAAAGVLTTTGGLVSHAAVVARGWGVPTVVGAHHLTVGAEGVLDGGRVVARAGDVITIDGATGQIWRGAAAEHAEAADPERILANRLPELAVLERWAGADDHRDEERAR; translated from the coding sequence ATGCTCCGCACCCGTGCCACCCGCCCGCTGCCCGTCGACCAGGCGCCCGGGGACGCCGTCTTCCCGTTCGACCACGCCCACGCCTCGCCGCCGCGCGAGCTGACGGACCTGCTGGGCGGCAAGGGCGCCGGACTGGCCGAGATGACCTCGGCGCTGGGCCTGCCCGTGCCGCCCGGGTTCACCCTCGCGGTGCCGCTGTGCCGCCGGTACCGCGCCGCGGGCTGGCCTGCGGGCCTCGACGCCGCGCTGCGGTCGGCGGTCGCGAGGCTGAGCGAGACGATGGGCCGGTCGTTCGGCGACCCGGCGGACCCGCTGCTTCTGGCGGTGCGCAGCGGGGCTCCGCGATCCATGCCGGGCATGCTCGACACGGTGCTCAACATCGGGCTCAACGACGAGACCGCCCACGCCCTGGCCGAACGATCCGGTGACCCGTCGTTCGCGTGGGACACCTACCAAAGGTTCCTGCACCTGTACGCCACCACCGTCATGGGCGTGCCCGACGGGCGGCTGCCGCCGCGCGCGGACGCCCGGGCGCAGGATCCGCGGCAGCGGGTCGCCGCCCTCAAGGCGGCCGTCGAGGCCGCGGCGGGCCAGGGCGTCCCGACCGACCCCGACGTCCAGCTCCGCCAGGCCGTCGAAGCCGTCTTCCGGTCGTGGGACTCCCCGCGCGCCCGCGCGTCTCGGGCCACGGAGGGAGTCGACGACGACCTGGGCACCGCCGTCAACGTGCAGGCCATGGTGTTCGGCAACGACGGCGCCGACTCGGGCACCGGCGTCGTGTTCACACGCGACCCCACGACGGGCCACGACGTGCTCTACGGCGACTACCTGCCCCACGCGCAGGGCGAGGACGTGGTGGCGGGCAAGGCCATGACGCTGCCGATCGCGCGCATGGCCGAGCACGTGCCGGACGCCCACCGCGACCTGTGCGCCGCGCTGCGGCGCCTGGAGGCCCACTACCGCGACATCTGCGACGTCGAGTTCACGGTCGAGAGGGGCAGGCTGTGGCTGCTGCAGACGCGCGTCGCGCGGCGCGGAGCGGTCGCCGCGGTGCGCGCGGCCGTGCGCATGACGCACGACGGCGCCATCGCCCTGACCCCCGCGGAGGCCGTCGCGCGTGTGCCCGCCGACCTGCGGGCCAGAGCCCGGCACGAGGTGCTCGACCAGGAGGGCTGCGCGGTCGAGTCGACGGCGCCCTCGCTGGGCTCGGGGATCGGCGTCTCCCCCGGGCGCGCGTCCGGCCGGGTCGTGCTGTCGAGCGAGGAGGCCGCCGAGACGGAGGGCGACTACATCCTCGTGCGCCCCGAGACGAGCCCCGACGACATCGCCGGGATGTCGGCCGCGGCGGGTGTCCTCACGACGACCGGCGGCCTGGTCAGCCACGCGGCGGTGGTGGCCCGCGGCTGGGGTGTGCCGACCGTCGTCGGCGCGCATCACCTGACGGTCGGCGCCGAGGGCGTCCTCGACGGCGGGCGTGTCGTCGCCCGCGCCGGTGACGTGATCACGATCGACGGCGCCACCGGGCAGATCTGGCGCGGGGCCGCGGCCGAGCACGCCGAGGCGGCCGACCCCGAGCGGATCCTCGCGAACCGGCTGCCCGAGCTGGCGGTGCTGGAGCGATGGGCGGGCGCCGACGACCACCGAGACGAGGAGCGAGCCCGATGA
- a CDS encoding ferredoxin: MRICVDRDRCTTLGVCEAAAPDVFEIDDEGTLVLKVTVVDEGNREAVEAAVDACPTEALRIEEC, translated from the coding sequence ATGAGGATCTGTGTGGACCGCGACCGGTGCACCACCCTCGGCGTGTGCGAGGCGGCGGCGCCCGACGTGTTCGAGATCGACGACGAGGGGACGCTGGTGCTCAAGGTGACGGTCGTCGACGAGGGCAACCGCGAGGCCGTCGAGGCCGCCGTCGACGCCTGCCCGACCGAGGCGCTGCGCATCGAGGAGTGCTGA
- a CDS encoding NAD(P)/FAD-dependent oxidoreductase produces MERVVIVGAGLAGMRAAQAARKAGFAGRLTLIGAEPHAPYDRPTLSKAFLADAGPLDTPLLTGADRIADDLDAEVLLGAGASGLDTQERVVSVDGRETPYDALLIATGAQARTLPGTAGLAGVHTLRTVDDARAVRAHLDAGARTVVVGAGFIGAEVASAARRRGLDVTILESLPTPLTRSVGATAGAALAALHSRHGAALRCGVMVAGLEGEGRVRGVRLMDGSLVRADLVVVGIGATPDITWLAESGLRLDGGVVCDATLATGAPGVYAAGDVARWAHPQFGVSMRLEHWTNASEQGAHAMRNALDPRAATPFAHVPFFWSDWYEDRIQFVGVPDGEPSVVAGGWDEPAFVALYRTGDRLVGALALNRRGDIMKYRALIARGASWADGLALAASRVRPA; encoded by the coding sequence GTGGAGCGCGTCGTGATCGTCGGCGCCGGCCTGGCCGGGATGCGCGCGGCCCAAGCCGCCCGCAAGGCGGGGTTCGCGGGACGGCTCACGCTCATCGGGGCCGAGCCGCACGCGCCCTACGACCGGCCCACGCTGTCCAAGGCCTTCCTCGCGGACGCCGGGCCGCTGGACACACCGCTCCTGACCGGGGCCGACCGGATCGCGGACGACCTCGACGCCGAGGTGCTGCTCGGCGCCGGGGCCAGCGGACTCGACACGCAGGAGCGCGTGGTGAGCGTCGACGGCCGCGAGACGCCCTATGACGCGCTCCTCATCGCCACCGGCGCCCAGGCCCGCACCCTGCCGGGGACGGCGGGCCTGGCCGGCGTGCACACCCTGCGCACGGTCGACGACGCCCGCGCCGTGCGCGCACACCTCGACGCCGGAGCGCGCACGGTGGTGGTCGGCGCGGGGTTCATCGGCGCCGAGGTGGCCTCTGCGGCGCGCAGACGAGGGCTCGACGTGACCATCCTGGAGTCGCTGCCCACCCCGCTGACCCGCTCGGTCGGCGCCACCGCGGGGGCGGCACTGGCCGCCCTGCATTCGCGCCATGGCGCCGCGCTGCGCTGCGGCGTCATGGTGGCGGGTTTGGAGGGCGAGGGGCGCGTCAGGGGGGTGCGCCTCATGGACGGGTCCCTCGTGCGCGCGGACCTCGTGGTCGTCGGGATCGGAGCGACGCCGGACATTACGTGGCTGGCCGAGTCGGGGCTGCGGCTCGACGGCGGTGTGGTGTGCGACGCGACGCTCGCCACCGGCGCGCCCGGCGTCTACGCCGCCGGGGACGTCGCCCGCTGGGCCCACCCTCAATTCGGCGTCTCGATGCGCCTGGAGCACTGGACCAACGCCTCCGAGCAGGGCGCCCACGCGATGCGCAACGCGCTCGACCCGCGGGCCGCGACCCCGTTTGCGCACGTGCCGTTCTTCTGGTCCGACTGGTACGAGGACCGGATCCAGTTCGTCGGCGTCCCCGACGGCGAGCCCTCCGTCGTCGCGGGCGGGTGGGACGAGCCCGCCTTCGTCGCGCTGTACCGCACGGGCGACCGCCTCGTCGGCGCCCTGGCCCTCAACCGGCGTGGCGACATCATGAAGTACCGCGCGCTCATCGCCCGAGGGGCGTCGTGGGCGGACGGACTCGCACTGGCGGCGAGCCGCGTGCGCCCCGCCTGA
- the truB gene encoding tRNA pseudouridine(55) synthase TruB has translation MPDAARPPRRPTAPDGFVVVDKPAGWTSHDVVGRVRRLAGTRKVGHAGTLDPMATGVLVVGVGKATKLLTYVVGADKAYDATIRLGVGTTTDDAEGEVAATPGYTGSADDAALRAAVADLTGDILQVPTTVSAIKVDGKRAYALARAGEQVDLKARPVTVSEFTVHTARATTAVAPPPVEPVETPPAPVKTPAPVETPTPVEPVETPAIPVLDVDVTVTVSSGTYVRALARDLGAALGSAGHLTALRRTRVGGHTLADARTLEAMEAQADADGVLATIPLADAARATFPVRPLSADEARDLGYGRPITPTGRAETVAAIGPDGALVALLEDSRRRGEDLARPVLVLAAA, from the coding sequence GTGCCCGACGCTGCGCGCCCGCCGCGCCGCCCCACGGCGCCCGACGGGTTCGTCGTCGTCGACAAGCCGGCCGGGTGGACCAGCCACGACGTCGTCGGGCGGGTCCGCCGGCTGGCCGGCACGCGCAAGGTCGGCCACGCCGGCACGCTCGACCCCATGGCCACGGGCGTGCTCGTGGTCGGCGTCGGCAAGGCGACCAAGCTGCTGACGTACGTCGTCGGCGCCGACAAGGCGTACGACGCCACCATCCGGCTCGGCGTCGGCACCACGACCGACGACGCCGAGGGCGAGGTCGCGGCGACGCCCGGCTACACCGGGTCGGCCGACGACGCCGCGCTGCGCGCCGCGGTCGCGGACCTGACGGGCGACATCCTCCAGGTGCCCACGACGGTCTCGGCGATCAAGGTCGACGGCAAGCGCGCCTACGCCCTCGCCCGCGCGGGCGAGCAGGTCGACCTCAAGGCCCGTCCCGTCACCGTGAGCGAGTTCACCGTCCACACCGCGCGCGCGACGACGGCCGTGGCGCCACCCCCGGTCGAGCCTGTCGAGACCCCTCCCGCGCCCGTCAAGACCCCCGCGCCGGTCGAGACCCCCACGCCGGTCGAGCCTGTCGAGACCCCCGCGATCCCGGTGCTCGACGTCGACGTCACCGTCACGGTCTCCTCGGGCACCTACGTGCGCGCGCTCGCTCGCGACCTCGGCGCGGCACTCGGCTCCGCCGGCCACCTGACCGCGTTGCGGCGCACCCGGGTCGGCGGCCACACCCTCGCCGACGCGCGCACGCTGGAGGCCATGGAGGCCCAGGCCGACGCCGACGGCGTGCTCGCCACGATCCCGCTCGCCGACGCCGCGCGGGCCACCTTCCCCGTGCGCCCGCTCTCGGCGGACGAGGCCCGCGATCTGGGGTATGGCCGCCCGATCACGCCGACGGGGCGAGCGGAGACCGTGGCCGCGATCGGGCCTGACGGCGCCCTGGTCGCGCTGTTGGAGGACTCCCGGCGCCGCGGCGAGGACCTCGCTCGGCCGGTGCTGGTGCTCGCCGCGGCCTGA
- the rbfA gene encoding 30S ribosome-binding factor RbfA — MNENPRAKRLADRIKVIVAQMLDTRIKDPRLGFVTVTDVRVTGDLQGASVFYTVYGSDEERAGTAAALESAKGLIRSEVGKQTGVRLTPTIDFHLDAVPETAAHLTAALAEARRRDEELAALRAGKAFAGDEDPYRKPHDDEDDALDDEA; from the coding sequence ATGAACGAGAACCCGCGCGCCAAGCGGCTCGCCGACCGCATCAAGGTCATCGTCGCCCAGATGCTCGACACCCGGATCAAGGACCCGCGCCTCGGGTTCGTCACCGTCACCGACGTGCGCGTCACCGGTGACCTGCAGGGCGCCTCGGTCTTCTACACCGTCTACGGCTCCGACGAGGAGCGCGCCGGCACGGCCGCGGCGCTCGAGAGCGCCAAGGGCCTCATCCGCTCCGAGGTCGGCAAGCAGACGGGCGTCCGCCTGACCCCGACCATCGACTTCCACCTCGACGCCGTCCCCGAGACGGCGGCGCACCTGACGGCCGCGCTCGCCGAGGCCCGCCGCCGCGACGAGGAGCTCGCCGCGCTGCGCGCGGGCAAGGCGTTCGCGGGCGACGAGGACCCGTACCGCAAGCCGCACGACGACGAGGACGACGCCCTCGACGACGAGGCCTGA